A genomic stretch from Deltaproteobacteria bacterium includes:
- the rplD gene encoding 50S ribosomal protein L4, with product MAIIDVLDQDGNKLKDLTINDDVFNRDVHEPSLYLAVREYMHNNRQWTRATKTRGEVSGGGKKPWKQKGTGRARSGSIRSPLWKGGAVVLGPQMIHSEFKVNKKVNKLAMRSALSSRYKGNAMVVVDGFRMDQVKTKQVKEIFKRLNINNALVVLDSNNKNFQLSARNVSKIKVIKNDLINVYDIMKHKQLVVTEKAAVMLGEALSK from the coding sequence ATGGCTATTATTGATGTTTTGGATCAAGATGGGAATAAATTAAAAGACTTAACCATTAATGATGATGTTTTTAATAGGGATGTACATGAACCATCTCTTTATCTTGCTGTGAGAGAGTACATGCACAATAACAGACAGTGGACAAGGGCAACAAAAACAAGAGGAGAGGTAAGCGGTGGAGGGAAAAAACCATGGAAACAAAAGGGTACAGGCAGAGCAAGATCGGGAAGCATTAGATCTCCGCTCTGGAAAGGCGGTGCAGTGGTGCTTGGTCCTCAGATGATTCACAGTGAGTTTAAAGTAAACAAAAAGGTTAATAAACTTGCTATGCGTTCGGCTTTAAGCTCCAGATATAAAGGGAATGCCATGGTAGTGGTTGATGGATTTCGAATGGATCAAGTAAAGACCAAGCAGGTAAAAGAGATATTTAAAAGACTTAATATCAATAATGCGCTCGTAGTACTTGATAGCAATAATAAAAATTTTCAACTTTCGGCAAGAAATGTAAGCAAGATAAAGGTTATTAAAAATGATTTAATCAATGTTTATGATATAATGAAGCATAAACAGCTCGTTGTTACAGAAAAGGCAGCAGTGATGCTTGGGGAGGCTTTGAGTAAATGA
- the rplW gene encoding 50S ribosomal protein L23, whose amino-acid sequence MKTIYEVIVSPIITEKATAAKERFNEVSFVVDKRANKKEIKDAIEKIFKVKVLDVKTVNMPGKVKRVRLFQGLRSGYKKALVRLKQGNKIEFFQGV is encoded by the coding sequence ATGAAAACAATCTACGAAGTAATCGTATCTCCTATAATTACCGAAAAAGCTACTGCTGCAAAAGAGCGCTTTAACGAGGTATCTTTTGTTGTAGATAAAAGGGCAAACAAAAAAGAGATAAAAGATGCAATTGAAAAAATATTCAAGGTCAAAGTCCTGGACGTTAAGACGGTAAATATGCCTGGAAAAGTCAAAAGAGTAAGGCTGTTTCAGGGGCTACGAAGCGGTTATAAAAAGGCCCTTGTTAGATTAAAACAAGGGAATAAAATAGAATTCTTTCAAGGGGTATAG
- the rplB gene encoding 50S ribosomal protein L2 codes for MGIKSYKPTSAGRRFFQTVTFEEITTREPEKSLLFPYKRHGGRNNAGKITSRFRGGGHKKQYRLIDFKRDKYNIPARVASIEYDPVRTSFIALLKYADGERRYIIAPEGLKTGNTVISTKTAELDILTGYAMPLRLIPLGTNIHNIELKPGEGGKLVRSAGGTAQLVAKEGDYAHIKLPSGEVRLIRIECMATIGQLGNMDKMNVSIGKAGRMRWLGIKPHNRGVSMNPVDHPHGGGEGKSGQGNPHPVSPWGMPTKGFKTRKPKMSDKYIVKSRHKK; via the coding sequence ATGGGTATCAAATCTTATAAACCAACTTCAGCAGGCAGAAGGTTTTTTCAGACAGTAACTTTTGAAGAGATTACGACAAGAGAGCCGGAGAAATCTCTATTGTTCCCTTATAAAAGGCATGGCGGTAGGAACAATGCGGGTAAAATTACATCGAGATTTAGAGGCGGCGGACACAAGAAGCAGTATAGACTTATTGATTTTAAAAGAGACAAATATAATATTCCTGCAAGAGTTGCATCAATAGAATATGATCCGGTAAGAACATCATTCATAGCGCTTCTTAAATATGCCGACGGGGAGAGGAGATACATCATTGCGCCGGAAGGCTTAAAAACAGGTAATACTGTTATATCCACAAAGACAGCAGAGCTGGACATCTTAACAGGATATGCAATGCCATTAAGACTTATTCCTCTTGGCACGAACATACATAATATTGAATTAAAACCTGGAGAAGGTGGTAAACTTGTGAGGAGTGCAGGCGGTACTGCCCAACTTGTAGCTAAAGAAGGAGATTATGCTCATATTAAACTCCCATCAGGAGAAGTAAGGTTGATAAGAATTGAATGTATGGCGACGATTGGCCAGCTCGGCAACATGGATAAAATGAACGTATCAATAGGTAAGGCAGGCAGAATGAGATGGCTTGGAATAAAGCCTCATAACAGGGGTGTTTCTATGAACCCGGTTGATCATCCTCATGGCGGTGGAGAAGGTAAATCCGGTCAGGGCAATCCGCATCCTGTTTCACCATGGGGTATGCCGACAAAAGGATTTAAAACGCGTAAGCCAAAGATGTCCGATAAGTATATAGTTAAATCAAGGCATAAAAAATAA
- the rpsS gene encoding 30S ribosomal protein S19: protein MARSLKKGPFIEDSLIKKIEIMNNKKEKKLIKTWSRRSVIIPDMVGFTIAVHNGRKFIPVYVTENMVGHKLGEFAPSRTFVMHSGDRKTQKVDEGKK, encoded by the coding sequence ATGGCGAGATCATTAAAAAAAGGACCATTTATTGAGGATTCGTTGATAAAAAAAATAGAAATAATGAATAATAAAAAAGAAAAAAAACTTATAAAAACATGGTCAAGACGATCTGTTATAATACCTGATATGGTAGGTTTTACTATTGCGGTGCATAACGGAAGAAAGTTTATACCCGTGTATGTTACGGAGAATATGGTTGGACACAAGCTCGGCGAGTTTGCTCCCTCAAGAACGTTTGTGATGCACTCCGGTGATAGAAAGACACAGAAAGTTGATGAAGGGAAGAAGTAG
- the rplV gene encoding 50S ribosomal protein L22: MEIKASLKFLRLSPRKARLVADLVKGESVNKALAILRFKNRAASPHIAKLIRSAVANAETKGTIDIDNLYVKLISVTAGPTMKRFAAAPMGRAMRIRKRICHINLILDEK, from the coding sequence ATGGAAATAAAGGCTTCATTAAAATTTTTAAGATTGTCCCCAAGAAAGGCAAGGCTCGTGGCGGATCTCGTAAAGGGAGAAAGTGTAAACAAAGCGCTTGCTATACTCAGGTTTAAAAACAGGGCGGCATCGCCTCATATTGCGAAATTAATAAGATCTGCTGTTGCTAACGCAGAAACAAAAGGCACCATAGATATTGATAATCTTTATGTGAAGTTGATATCCGTTACAGCAGGACCAACTATGAAAAGATTCGCAGCAGCACCGATGGGCAGAGCTATGCGTATAAGAAAAAGGATATGTCATATAAATTTAATTCTTGATGAAAAGTAA
- the rpsC gene encoding 30S ribosomal protein S3, protein MGQKTNPIGLRLGIIKNWNSRWFAEKDYAKELHEDHRIRTFLKKKLYHAAVSSIIIERAVNKIKINIHSSRVGLIIGKKGTEIEALKAELAKMLLGKEVTINMFEIRKPELDAQLVAENIALQIERRISYRRAMKKGISSALKFGAKGIKVMVAGRLSGAEIARTEWYREGRVPLQTLRADIDYGFAEAFTTYGVTGIKVWIFKGEMLGKEGEQETKLAPNLQ, encoded by the coding sequence TTGGGACAGAAAACAAATCCGATAGGATTAAGATTGGGAATAATAAAGAACTGGAACTCACGATGGTTCGCGGAAAAGGATTATGCTAAAGAGCTGCATGAGGATCATCGTATAAGGACTTTCCTCAAGAAAAAACTATATCATGCAGCGGTTTCAAGTATTATTATTGAAAGAGCAGTCAATAAAATAAAAATAAACATACATAGTTCAAGGGTAGGGTTGATTATAGGTAAAAAGGGAACAGAAATAGAGGCTTTAAAAGCAGAGCTCGCAAAGATGTTATTGGGCAAAGAAGTAACAATAAATATGTTTGAAATAAGGAAACCGGAACTGGATGCTCAACTGGTTGCGGAGAACATTGCACTTCAGATAGAAAGACGAATCTCTTATAGAAGAGCGATGAAAAAGGGTATAAGCTCGGCTCTTAAATTCGGAGCAAAAGGCATAAAAGTGATGGTAGCTGGCAGGCTTTCCGGTGCAGAAATCGCCAGGACAGAGTGGTATAGAGAAGGCAGGGTTCCCTTACAGACATTAAGGGCAGATATAGATTATGGATTTGCAGAGGCTTTTACGACTTATGGGGTTACAGGCATAAAGGTATGGATTTTTAAGGGTGAGATGTTGGGCAAGGAAGGAGAGCAAGAGACTAAACTTGCTCCAAATTTACAATAA
- the rplP gene encoding 50S ribosomal protein L16, with protein MLMPGKVKYRKQQRGRMKGLAKAGNTLAFGDIGLQSLGRGYMTAKQIEAARIAITRHIKKGGRLWIRVFPDKPYTKKPAETRMGKGKGDPAEWITIIKPGRMLYEVEGLEHELAHKALRNASFKLPFPTRIVHREEVR; from the coding sequence ATGTTAATGCCGGGTAAGGTAAAATATAGAAAGCAGCAAAGAGGAAGAATGAAAGGTTTGGCAAAAGCAGGTAATACTCTTGCTTTCGGAGACATCGGGTTACAGTCTTTAGGCAGGGGTTATATGACCGCCAAGCAGATTGAGGCAGCAAGAATAGCTATAACCAGACACATAAAAAAGGGCGGAAGGTTATGGATAAGGGTATTTCCAGATAAACCTTATACAAAGAAGCCCGCAGAAACGAGGATGGGTAAAGGTAAAGGAGATCCGGCAGAATGGATAACTATTATAAAACCAGGCAGGATGCTGTATGAAGTGGAAGGGCTTGAACATGAGCTTGCACATAAAGCGTTAAGAAATGCTTCTTTCAAACTGCCATTCCCTACAAGAATAGTTCATAGAGAGGAAGTAAGATGA
- the rpmC gene encoding 50S ribosomal protein L29, with translation MKASEIRAFSADEIKEKISDKRKELFNLKLKVKTAQLNDYRSYRLMKKDLAKLLTILREKEKGINAK, from the coding sequence ATGAAGGCTTCTGAGATTAGAGCATTTTCTGCTGATGAGATAAAAGAAAAGATTAGCGATAAAAGGAAGGAATTGTTTAATCTTAAATTAAAGGTCAAGACAGCGCAGCTTAATGATTATAGAAGTTACAGACTGATGAAGAAAGATCTTGCGAAATTATTAACTATTCTCAGAGAAAAGGAGAAGGGAATAAATGCAAAGTAA
- the rpsQ gene encoding 30S ribosomal protein S17 — MQSNKKLKPFSMLGVVISDKMNKTRIVAVEKVIRHPKYQKMVKKIKKYKVHDEGNKTHINDIVEIVLTRPLSKGKNWRISNVVGQVSINAHAEDTL; from the coding sequence ATGCAAAGTAACAAAAAATTAAAACCATTCTCCATGCTTGGAGTTGTTATTAGCGACAAAATGAATAAAACAAGAATTGTCGCGGTAGAGAAAGTGATAAGACATCCAAAGTATCAAAAGATGGTAAAAAAGATTAAGAAGTATAAAGTTCATGATGAAGGGAATAAAACGCATATAAATGATATAGTAGAGATAGTTCTTACAAGACCGCTCAGTAAGGGAAAGAACTGGCGTATCTCAAATGTAGTTGGTCAGGTATCTATCAATGCTCATGCGGAGGATACTTTATGA
- the rplN gene encoding 50S ribosomal protein L14 has translation MIQTNTRLNVADNTGARVVSCIKVLGGTRRRYATIGDVIVVSVKEATPTAKVKKGEVVKAVIVRTKKEIKRNDGSYIRFDTNSAVLLSPQLEPIGTRIFGPVARELRTKNFMKIISLAPEVL, from the coding sequence ATGATACAAACAAATACAAGATTAAATGTGGCAGATAATACAGGAGCAAGGGTTGTATCATGCATTAAGGTATTGGGAGGCACAAGAAGAAGATATGCAACTATTGGAGATGTTATAGTTGTATCCGTTAAGGAGGCAACACCAACTGCGAAAGTGAAAAAGGGTGAGGTTGTGAAAGCTGTTATTGTAAGGACAAAAAAAGAAATAAAGAGAAATGACGGCAGTTATATACGATTTGATACTAATTCTGCTGTACTTTTAAGTCCGCAGCTCGAGCCTATAGGTACCCGCATTTTCGGCCCTGTGGCAAGAGAGCTGAGAACTAAGAACTTCATGAAGATCATTTCACTTGCTCCAGAAGTACTGTGA
- the rplX gene encoding 50S ribosomal protein L24, giving the protein MKSTIKKGDTVKVISGNDRGKTGKVVHVLLEEGKILVEKVNTVKKHVKPSNTNPTGGIVEKNLPIAISNVMLVCKKCSNTVRVGIKFLEDRTKVRYCKKCGEVIE; this is encoded by the coding sequence ATGAAATCAACAATAAAAAAGGGAGATACGGTAAAAGTCATATCGGGCAACGATCGAGGTAAAACAGGTAAGGTAGTGCATGTACTGCTTGAAGAGGGTAAAATACTTGTTGAAAAGGTTAATACAGTAAAAAAGCATGTAAAACCAAGCAACACAAATCCAACCGGCGGCATAGTTGAGAAAAATTTACCGATCGCAATATCTAATGTGATGTTGGTATGTAAAAAATGCAGCAATACGGTGCGTGTTGGGATAAAGTTTCTTGAGGATAGAACAAAGGTAAGGTACTGTAAAAAATGCGGCGAAGTAATAGAATGA
- the rplE gene encoding 50S ribosomal protein L5, producing the protein MARLKEYYKSIVVNKLKEQFKYKNLHEVPRVIKVVINMGVGAAKETPKLLDTAMEELAIITGQRPIMKKAKKSISTFKLRKDTPIAVMVTLRQNKMYEFMDRLANIAIPRVRDFKGISSKGFDGNGNYTLGLTEQTVFPEISYDKIDKIKGMNITFVTTAKTDKESKALLEWLGLPFNK; encoded by the coding sequence ATGGCAAGATTAAAAGAATATTATAAATCAATTGTAGTAAATAAATTAAAAGAGCAATTCAAATACAAAAATTTGCATGAAGTACCGCGCGTTATAAAAGTTGTTATAAATATGGGTGTAGGGGCGGCAAAAGAAACTCCAAAGTTACTTGATACTGCAATGGAAGAATTAGCAATCATAACAGGGCAAAGGCCTATTATGAAGAAAGCGAAGAAATCTATTTCAACATTCAAACTAAGAAAGGATACTCCGATTGCTGTTATGGTAACTTTAAGGCAGAATAAGATGTATGAATTTATGGACAGATTAGCCAATATAGCCATCCCAAGGGTAAGAGATTTTAAAGGCATATCTTCAAAAGGTTTTGATGGGAATGGCAACTACACTTTAGGTTTAACTGAACAAACCGTATTTCCTGAAATCAGTTATGATAAAATTGATAAGATAAAAGGCATGAACATCACATTTGTAACAACAGCTAAAACAGACAAAGAATCAAAAGCTCTTTTAGAATGGCTAGGGTTGCCATTTAATAAATAA
- a CDS encoding type Z 30S ribosomal protein S14 codes for MAKKSLIVKAIKPKKFKVRQYNRCPLCGRSRGYMSKFNMCRICFRKMALRGDIPGVTKASW; via the coding sequence GTGGCTAAGAAGTCGCTGATAGTAAAAGCTATAAAGCCGAAAAAATTTAAGGTAAGACAGTATAACAGATGTCCGCTGTGCGGGAGGTCAAGAGGCTATATGAGTAAGTTTAATATGTGCAGGATATGTTTCAGGAAGATGGCGTTAAGAGGTGATATCCCGGGTGTTACAAAGGCAAGTTGGTAG